The proteins below are encoded in one region of Homo sapiens chromosome 2, GRCh38.p14 Primary Assembly:
- the COA5 gene encoding cytochrome c oxidase assembly factor 5: MPKYYEDKPQGGACAGLKEDLGACLLQSDCVVQEGKSPRQCLKEGYCNSLKYAFFECKRSVLDNRARFRGRKGY; the protein is encoded by the exons ATGCCTAAGTATTATGAGGACAAGCCGCAGGGCGGCGCGTGCGCGGGCCTGAAGGAGGACCTGGGCGCGTGTCTGCTGCAGTCGGACTGTGTGGTCCAG GAAGGAAAATCACCTCGGCAGTGTTTGAAGGAAGGATACTGCAACTCTTTGAAGTACGCATTTTTTGAGTGTAAAAGATCAGTG ttggATAACAGGGCAAGattcagaggaagaaaaggatATTGA